The Armatimonas rosea genome includes a window with the following:
- a CDS encoding fatty acid desaturase has translation MSAPTPPLPTPSAPTRRQPLPDWYRKLSDYEKPSTYRATRQLLNTLIPYAGLWFAMAWMLTHGVSYWGGVFPTAILAGCLLIRVFIFFHDCGHESFFASAKANKFFGYLCGILVFTSFEDWRRPHARHHATAGDQDRRGVGDVWTMTVEEFKAATPLNRTLYQLYRIPIFMFTFGPGFMFLIGNRFPHRGTSLREKLSTLYTNIGLIAVATVMSFAMGGFMNYLSVQLPVMLTAATLGVWMFYVQHQFEGTYWKHHDEWSPIDAALQGSSYYKLPKLMQWFTGNIGLHHIHHLRPRIPNYNLQRCYDEVPAMQNVKPLTILESFKSLNMHLWDEQSEKLISFVEFYRRQKAAKA, from the coding sequence TTGTCAGCTCCCACCCCCCCCCTGCCAACGCCCTCCGCGCCCACACGGCGTCAGCCCCTTCCCGACTGGTACCGCAAGCTCTCCGACTACGAAAAACCCAGTACCTACCGCGCGACTCGTCAGCTTCTCAACACCTTGATTCCCTACGCCGGGCTCTGGTTCGCGATGGCCTGGATGCTCACGCATGGGGTGAGCTACTGGGGTGGTGTCTTCCCAACTGCAATCCTGGCCGGGTGTCTGCTGATCCGGGTCTTTATCTTCTTCCACGACTGCGGCCACGAGTCGTTCTTCGCATCGGCGAAGGCCAATAAGTTCTTTGGCTACCTCTGCGGCATTCTCGTCTTCACGTCGTTTGAGGACTGGCGCCGCCCGCACGCGCGCCACCACGCCACCGCCGGCGACCAAGATCGACGTGGAGTGGGCGATGTGTGGACCATGACGGTCGAGGAGTTCAAGGCGGCGACCCCGCTCAACCGGACGCTCTACCAGCTCTACCGCATCCCGATCTTCATGTTCACCTTCGGTCCCGGTTTTATGTTCCTGATCGGCAACCGCTTCCCGCACCGTGGCACGAGCCTGCGAGAGAAGCTGAGCACGCTCTACACCAATATCGGCCTGATCGCGGTCGCCACCGTGATGAGCTTTGCCATGGGCGGGTTCATGAACTACCTCTCCGTCCAGCTCCCCGTGATGCTCACCGCCGCCACCCTTGGGGTCTGGATGTTCTATGTCCAGCACCAGTTCGAGGGCACCTACTGGAAGCACCACGACGAGTGGAGCCCGATCGACGCGGCGCTTCAGGGCAGCTCGTACTACAAGCTCCCCAAGCTGATGCAGTGGTTCACCGGCAATATCGGCCTGCACCACATCCACCACCTGCGCCCCCGCATCCCCAACTACAACCTCCAGCGCTGCTACGACGAGGTCCCGGCGATGCAGAATGTCAAGCCACTCACGATCCTAGAGAGCTTCAAGTCCCTCAACATGCACCTCTGGGACGAGCAGAGCGAGAAGCTCATCAGCTTCGTCGAGTTCTACCGCCGACAAAAAGCCGCCAAGGCATAA
- a CDS encoding YraN family protein produces the protein MSSTRAVGTLGEEAAVAFLERRGLRLVDTNVQFGPKSGLKGELDIIAWDDDTLAFIEVKTRHGRPGRVAPSENITPAKRRQLALLAHTYAARHGLLESDDLSLRFDVVSVFLGDDNTVLAVHHTKGAFIDGD, from the coding sequence ATGAGCAGCACCCGCGCCGTGGGAACTCTGGGAGAGGAGGCGGCAGTCGCCTTTCTAGAGCGGCGCGGGCTGCGGCTCGTGGACACCAATGTCCAGTTTGGTCCCAAGTCCGGCCTCAAGGGAGAGCTCGATATCATCGCCTGGGACGACGACACGCTCGCCTTTATCGAGGTCAAGACCCGCCACGGACGCCCGGGCCGTGTCGCGCCCTCCGAGAACATCACCCCCGCCAAGCGCCGCCAGCTTGCCCTCCTCGCCCACACCTACGCCGCCCGCCATGGGCTCTTAGAGAGCGACGATCTCTCCCTCCGCTTCGATGTGGTGAGTGTCTTTTTGGGCGACGACAACACCGTGCTCGCAGTGCATCACACCAAGGGTGCCTTTATCGACGGGGATTGA